A section of the Pseudomonas flavescens genome encodes:
- a CDS encoding DEAD/DEAH box helicase: MFAQFALHERLLKAVAELNFVEPTPVQAAAIPPALQGKDLRVTAQTGSGKTAAFVLPMLHRLLGDGNSRQRLSVRALILLPTRELAQQTLKEVERFAQYTFLKAGLVTGGEDFKVQAAMLRKIDILIGTPGRLIEHANAGNLLFEDVEMLVLDEADRMLDMGFAEDVLRLAELCGSEHQTLLFSATSGGAGLREVIGKVLRDPEHLQLNRVSELAEGTRQQIITADHNYHKELLVEWLLSNETYDKAIIFTNTRAQADRLYGKLVAKEFKTFVLHGEKDQKDRKLAIDRLRQGAVKVLVATDVAARGLDVDGLDLVINFDMPRSGDDYVHRVGRTGRAGSEGTAISLITHGDWNLMSSIERYLKQRFERRSIKEHKGVYQGPKNLKASGKAVGPKKKKIDPKTGKKLAKKPAAKTPAKRNTVNKPKSDAPTLVSQDGLAPLKRKAPSADA; the protein is encoded by the coding sequence GTGTTTGCCCAATTTGCCCTGCATGAACGCCTGCTCAAAGCCGTGGCCGAGCTTAATTTCGTCGAGCCGACTCCGGTACAGGCGGCGGCGATTCCGCCTGCGCTGCAGGGCAAGGATCTGCGCGTGACCGCCCAGACCGGTAGCGGCAAGACCGCTGCTTTCGTGTTGCCGATGCTCCATCGCCTGCTCGGTGACGGTAATTCCAGGCAGAGGCTGAGCGTGCGCGCACTGATTCTGCTGCCGACCCGCGAGCTGGCCCAGCAGACGCTCAAGGAAGTCGAGCGCTTCGCCCAGTACACCTTTCTCAAGGCCGGTCTCGTGACGGGCGGCGAAGACTTCAAGGTGCAGGCCGCCATGCTGCGCAAGATCGACATCCTGATCGGCACCCCAGGGCGTCTGATCGAGCATGCCAACGCCGGCAACCTGCTGTTCGAAGACGTTGAAATGCTGGTGCTGGACGAAGCCGACCGCATGCTCGACATGGGTTTCGCCGAAGACGTGCTGCGCCTGGCGGAGCTGTGCGGCAGCGAGCATCAGACCCTGCTGTTCTCCGCGACCAGCGGTGGCGCCGGCCTGCGTGAGGTGATCGGCAAGGTGCTGCGCGATCCCGAGCACCTGCAGCTCAACCGAGTCAGCGAGCTGGCCGAGGGGACCCGTCAGCAGATCATTACCGCCGACCACAACTACCACAAGGAACTGCTGGTCGAGTGGCTGCTGAGTAACGAGACCTACGACAAGGCGATCATCTTCACCAACACCCGCGCCCAGGCCGATCGTCTGTACGGCAAGCTGGTGGCCAAGGAATTCAAGACCTTCGTGCTGCACGGCGAGAAGGACCAGAAGGATCGCAAGCTGGCCATCGATCGCCTGCGTCAGGGCGCCGTGAAGGTGCTGGTCGCCACCGACGTCGCTGCCCGTGGCCTGGACGTCGACGGTCTGGACCTGGTGATCAACTTCGACATGCCACGCTCCGGCGACGACTACGTACACCGTGTTGGCCGTACCGGCCGTGCTGGCAGCGAAGGCACGGCGATCTCGCTGATCACTCACGGCGACTGGAACCTGATGTCGAGCATCGAGCGCTACCTCAAGCAGCGCTTCGAGCGTCGCAGCATCAAGGAGCACAAGGGCGTTTACCAGGGGCCGAAGAACCTCAAGGCCTCAGGCAAGGCCGTTGGCCCGAAGAAGAAAAAGATCGATCCGAAGACCGGCAAGAAGCTCGCCAAGAAGCCTGCGGCGAAGACGCCTGCCAAACGCAACACGGTGAACAAGCCGAAGAGCGATGCGCCGACCCTGGTCAGTCAGGACGGGCTGGCACCGCTCAAGCGCAAGGCGCCTTCCGCCGACGCCTGA
- the rarD gene encoding EamA family transporter RarD, translated as MTLSGRGVVFSVSASILFAMIPGYVQMLTPLDGFQVFAQRVLWSIPAVLLLVTVLRQWPVLLAVLQRLRSEPLLLAALPLSAVLIGVQWFLFVWAPLTGHMLDVSLGYFLLPLAMVLVGRVFYGERLRPLQKIAVACAFAGVLHELWRSQAFSWVTLVTALGYPPYFMLRRWMRLDALSGLILEMLMLAPLAIWMILQWAPDNVFGEFPRLWWLVPGMALLGTVALAAMMASSRLLPLGLFGILSYVEPVLLFMVSLLFLGERFDPGQFLTYLPIWLAVVLVGWDSGRLLIKQWRMRPAI; from the coding sequence ATGACGCTTTCCGGACGTGGTGTGGTGTTCTCTGTCAGCGCCTCGATCCTGTTCGCCATGATCCCCGGGTACGTGCAGATGCTTACCCCGCTGGACGGTTTTCAGGTGTTCGCCCAGCGCGTGCTCTGGTCGATTCCGGCGGTATTGCTGCTGGTCACCGTGCTGCGCCAATGGCCGGTGCTGCTCGCCGTCCTGCAGCGCCTGCGCAGCGAGCCTTTGCTGTTGGCCGCCTTGCCGCTCTCGGCCGTGCTGATCGGGGTGCAGTGGTTTCTGTTCGTATGGGCACCACTCACGGGCCACATGCTGGATGTTTCGCTGGGTTACTTCCTCTTGCCGCTGGCCATGGTGCTGGTGGGGCGGGTGTTCTACGGTGAACGGCTGCGCCCCCTGCAGAAGATCGCCGTGGCCTGCGCCTTCGCCGGGGTGCTGCATGAGTTGTGGCGTTCCCAGGCGTTTTCCTGGGTGACGCTGGTCACCGCACTGGGCTATCCGCCGTATTTCATGCTGCGCCGCTGGATGCGGCTCGATGCCCTGTCCGGGCTGATTCTGGAAATGCTGATGCTGGCGCCTCTGGCCATCTGGATGATCCTGCAGTGGGCGCCGGACAACGTATTCGGCGAGTTTCCTCGGTTGTGGTGGCTGGTGCCGGGCATGGCGCTGCTGGGCACCGTCGCCCTGGCCGCCATGATGGCCTCGTCGCGGCTGCTGCCGCTGGGGCTGTTCGGCATCCTCAGTTATGTGGAGCCGGTGCTGCTGTTCATGGTTTCTCTGCTGTTTCTGGGTGAGCGGTTCGACCCCGGCCAGTTTCTCACCTACCTGCCGATCTGGCTGGCAGTGGTGCTGGTGGGCTGGGACAGTGGGCGTTTACTGATCAAACAATGGCGCATGCGGCCGGCCATCTGA
- a CDS encoding FMN-dependent NADH-azoreductase, whose protein sequence is MAQLLVIDSSARQHGSVSRQLTERFLAHWLEKRPGDAVCRRDLGVEPLPHLDVSLLDAWMQPTESHGAAECAALQRANRLVGELVAADVLVLGAPMYNFAIPSTLKAWFDHVLRAGVTFRYSENGPQGLLHGKRSFVITARGGIYEGGCQDHQESYLRQVLAFMGIHDVTFIHAEGLNLGAEFMARGLEAAELRISQVI, encoded by the coding sequence ATGGCTCAGTTGCTGGTGATTGATAGCAGTGCGCGACAGCACGGCTCGGTTTCACGACAACTGACCGAGCGCTTTCTGGCGCACTGGCTCGAGAAGCGCCCCGGCGACGCTGTCTGCCGTCGTGATCTCGGCGTCGAGCCGCTGCCCCATCTCGACGTCAGCCTGCTCGACGCCTGGATGCAGCCCACTGAATCCCACGGCGCTGCCGAGTGTGCCGCGCTGCAACGTGCCAACCGGTTGGTCGGTGAACTGGTGGCCGCCGATGTACTGGTGCTGGGTGCACCGATGTACAACTTCGCCATTCCCAGCACGCTCAAGGCCTGGTTCGATCACGTGTTACGCGCCGGCGTGACCTTTCGTTACAGCGAAAACGGGCCGCAGGGCCTGTTGCATGGCAAGCGGTCTTTCGTGATCACCGCCCGGGGGGGTATCTACGAGGGGGGTTGCCAGGACCACCAGGAATCCTATCTGCGTCAGGTACTGGCCTTCATGGGCATTCACGACGTCACCTTCATCCATGCCGAGGGCCTTAACCTCGGTGCCGAGTTCATGGCCAGGGGGCTGGAAGCCGCCGAGCTACGTATCAGTCAGGTCATCTGA
- a CDS encoding LysR family transcriptional regulator: protein MKAPRVTLDQWRTLQAVVDHGGFAQAAEMLHRSQSSVSYTVARMQEQLGVPLLRIDGRKAVLTEAGDVLLRRSRQLVKQASQLEDLAHHMEQGWEAEVRLVVDAAYPSARLVRALTAFMPQSRGCRVRLREEVLSGVEEVLKEGVADLAISGYNIPGFLGSEMSPVEFIAVAHPDHALHRLQRQLNFQDLETQMQVVIRDSGRHQPRDVGWLGAEQRWTVGSLATAANFVGNGLGFAWLPRHMIERELSDGLLKPLPLEKGGSRSPVFFLYASKDKALGPATQILTDLIQRFDAAPLNAAFASPPALA, encoded by the coding sequence ATGAAGGCCCCACGCGTAACCCTCGATCAGTGGCGCACTCTGCAGGCGGTGGTCGACCATGGCGGTTTCGCCCAGGCCGCCGAGATGCTGCACCGCTCGCAATCGTCGGTCAGCTATACGGTGGCACGTATGCAGGAGCAACTGGGCGTGCCGCTATTGCGTATCGATGGGCGCAAGGCCGTGCTTACCGAAGCGGGTGACGTGCTACTGCGCCGCTCCCGGCAACTGGTCAAGCAGGCCAGCCAGCTCGAAGACCTCGCGCACCACATGGAGCAGGGCTGGGAAGCCGAGGTTCGCCTGGTGGTCGACGCTGCCTACCCGAGCGCTCGCCTGGTGCGCGCACTCACCGCCTTCATGCCGCAAAGTCGCGGCTGTCGCGTACGCCTGCGAGAGGAAGTGCTGTCGGGTGTCGAGGAAGTACTCAAGGAAGGCGTCGCCGACCTGGCAATCAGTGGCTATAACATTCCCGGCTTCCTGGGCTCGGAGATGAGCCCGGTGGAATTCATCGCCGTGGCCCACCCCGATCACGCCCTGCACCGCCTGCAACGACAGTTGAACTTCCAGGACCTGGAAACCCAGATGCAGGTGGTGATCCGCGATTCCGGGCGCCACCAGCCCCGCGACGTCGGCTGGCTCGGCGCCGAACAGCGCTGGACGGTGGGCAGCCTGGCCACCGCCGCCAACTTCGTCGGCAACGGTCTGGGCTTCGCCTGGTTACCGCGCCACATGATCGAGCGCGAACTGAGCGACGGCCTGCTCAAGCCCCTGCCGCTGGAAAAAGGCGGCAGTCGCAGCCCGGTCTTCTTCCTCTATGCCAGCAAGGACAAGGCCCTGGGGCCTGCCACGCAGATCCTCACCGACCTGATTCAACGCTTCGATGCCGCGCCGCTCAACGCGGCCTTCGCCTCGCCGCCGGCGCTGGCCTGA
- a CDS encoding peptidylprolyl isomerase codes for MLKKLALTACSLLFTAQLMAAENPLVLLTTSLGEIEVQLDEQKAPISTKNFLAYVDSGFYKGTQFHRVIPGFMVQGGGFDESMRQKNTGAPIKNEADNGLHNVRGTLAMARTQARDSATSQFFINHTDNAFLDHGSRDFGYAVFGKVTRGMEVVDRIAQVRTANRAGQQNVPVDPVVILDAKRL; via the coding sequence ATGTTGAAGAAACTCGCCCTTACCGCCTGCTCGCTGCTGTTCACCGCCCAGCTCATGGCGGCCGAAAATCCGCTCGTGCTGCTGACCACCAGCCTGGGCGAAATCGAGGTGCAGCTCGACGAGCAGAAAGCGCCGATCAGTACCAAGAACTTCCTCGCTTACGTGGACAGCGGCTTCTACAAAGGCACCCAGTTCCATCGTGTGATTCCGGGTTTCATGGTGCAAGGCGGCGGTTTCGACGAGAGCATGCGCCAGAAGAACACCGGCGCGCCGATCAAGAACGAAGCCGACAACGGCCTGCACAACGTGCGTGGCACGCTGGCCATGGCACGCACCCAGGCGCGGGACTCGGCGACCAGCCAGTTCTTCATCAACCACACCGACAACGCCTTTCTGGACCACGGCTCGCGGGACTTCGGCTATGCGGTTTTCGGCAAGGTGACCCGCGGCATGGAAGTGGTCGACCGTATCGCCCAGGTGCGCACGGCCAACCGCGCCGGTCAGCAGAACGTACCGGTTGACCCGGTGGTGATTCTCGACGCCAAGCGCCTCTGA